Proteins co-encoded in one Sulfurimonas sp. HSL1-2 genomic window:
- a CDS encoding thioredoxin domain-containing protein, giving the protein MPNRLALEDSPYLQQHKDNPIEWYPWCDEAFERARTEERPLFISVGYSTCHWCHAMEHDVFSNEKIAAILNEHYICIKVDREERPDIDKYYQEVHHLLNRKPSGWPTSVFCTPDNRPIFAGTYITPDSRGEKIGFTELSKLIAAKVAQKDESLFKSADEIQAYLDKPAPQAVEVKQLNATLIQRFVKQALRIFEPNSGGFSNDLKFPQIYTLNALLDIVLLQDNPDAEKMLTQTLSTMHRGGMYDLIDGGFCRYSTDVNWLVPRFEKMTFDNGLHCELYARAGRMLNDASYTLIAKEIADFMTGKMQEDGLFYSASDADTEGKQGIYYTFEYDTAKTALLEHGFGADDTETILATLHVTPEGNFMGRNIVWLEAPADRPEWFDAVREVFLSLRQAREYPFIDKKVQTSWSAMMIRGLFELGKSDPLYTQKAVDALEALMDFVMPQGALFHSGLIHSTPKVGAFLEDYAYLGTAFIKAYEATYENVWLMQAQRMADFALEEFYENGRWYLSRGEFTTEADPADALYPGSIGVIVDLLLSLGMLQDDSYRQFAFTTLQFYSAKLAKAPISYPHLFNQAIRYRFEDLLVKANADKLAMAAPSLAEVTYPYVRVKATHNKNYMLCGIQSCFAQLKTPVEIADTIREKFSY; this is encoded by the coding sequence ATGCCCAACAGACTCGCCCTCGAAGACTCGCCCTATCTGCAGCAACACAAAGACAACCCCATAGAGTGGTACCCCTGGTGCGACGAAGCGTTCGAACGCGCCCGCACGGAAGAGCGCCCCCTTTTCATCTCGGTCGGCTACAGCACCTGCCACTGGTGCCACGCCATGGAGCACGATGTGTTCAGCAATGAAAAGATCGCCGCGATCCTGAACGAGCACTATATCTGCATCAAAGTTGACCGCGAAGAGCGCCCGGATATCGACAAATACTACCAGGAGGTACACCACCTGCTGAACCGCAAACCGAGCGGATGGCCCACTTCCGTCTTCTGCACCCCGGACAACCGGCCCATCTTTGCCGGTACCTACATCACGCCGGACTCCCGCGGAGAGAAGATCGGTTTCACGGAGCTCTCTAAACTCATTGCGGCCAAAGTGGCGCAAAAAGATGAGAGCCTGTTCAAAAGTGCCGACGAGATTCAGGCCTATCTGGACAAACCTGCCCCGCAGGCAGTAGAGGTAAAACAGCTCAATGCCACCCTGATACAGCGCTTCGTCAAACAGGCGCTTCGCATTTTCGAGCCGAACAGCGGCGGCTTTTCGAATGATCTGAAATTCCCTCAGATCTACACCCTTAACGCGCTGCTGGACATCGTGCTGCTGCAAGACAATCCCGATGCCGAGAAGATGCTGACGCAGACCCTCTCTACAATGCACCGGGGCGGCATGTACGACCTCATCGACGGCGGCTTCTGCCGCTACAGTACCGACGTGAATTGGCTGGTACCCCGTTTTGAGAAGATGACCTTCGACAACGGGCTGCATTGCGAGCTCTACGCCCGTGCCGGACGTATGCTGAATGACGCGAGCTATACCCTCATTGCCAAAGAGATCGCCGACTTCATGACCGGGAAAATGCAAGAAGACGGCCTCTTCTACTCCGCCAGCGATGCCGACACCGAAGGCAAGCAGGGCATCTACTACACTTTTGAATACGACACGGCCAAAACCGCACTGCTCGAACACGGCTTCGGCGCAGACGATACGGAAACGATCCTCGCCACGTTGCATGTGACGCCGGAGGGCAACTTCATGGGCCGCAACATCGTCTGGCTCGAAGCGCCCGCCGACCGCCCGGAGTGGTTCGACGCCGTACGGGAGGTCTTCCTCTCCCTGAGACAAGCGCGCGAATACCCCTTTATCGACAAAAAAGTGCAGACCTCGTGGAGCGCGATGATGATCCGCGGCCTCTTCGAGCTGGGGAAATCCGACCCCCTCTACACGCAAAAGGCCGTCGATGCACTGGAGGCGCTTATGGATTTTGTGATGCCCCAGGGAGCACTCTTCCACTCGGGCCTCATTCACAGCACCCCGAAGGTCGGCGCCTTTTTGGAAGATTACGCCTACCTCGGCACCGCGTTCATCAAAGCGTATGAAGCCACTTATGAAAACGTCTGGCTCATGCAGGCGCAGCGGATGGCCGACTTCGCGCTGGAGGAGTTCTATGAGAACGGACGCTGGTATCTGAGTCGCGGGGAGTTCACGACGGAGGCGGACCCGGCAGACGCGCTGTACCCCGGTTCCATCGGCGTGATTGTCGATCTGCTCCTGAGCCTCGGCATGCTCCAGGATGACAGCTACCGGCAGTTCGCCTTCACAACCCTGCAGTTCTACTCTGCCAAACTGGCGAAAGCGCCTATCAGCTACCCCCACCTCTTCAACCAGGCGATCCGCTACCGCTTCGAAGACCTGCTCGTCAAGGCCAATGCCGACAAACTGGCTATGGCCGCCCCTTCCCTGGCCGAGGTCACCTACCCCTACGTTCGCGTCAAAGCCACCCATAACAAAAACTATATGCTCTGCGGGATACAGAGCTGTTTCGCACAGTTGAAAACGCCGGTAGAAATCGCCGACACCATTCGGGAGAAATTTTCATACTGA
- the trxC gene encoding thioredoxin TrxC: MDTQKVVCPHCSEINTIPVQEHYSEADCTHCKASLLETKPVGVDDAAFMKHIWNSDIVVVVDFWAPWCGPCRTMAPAFEEAAAALPMKARFLKVDTDTQKLLAARYNIRSVPTLILFKNGYEINRRARAMSVEELQKWTGKYIAKCNAYRQDADSR; this comes from the coding sequence ATGGATACACAAAAAGTGGTCTGTCCCCATTGCAGTGAGATCAACACCATTCCCGTACAGGAGCATTACAGCGAAGCCGACTGCACGCACTGCAAGGCTTCGCTGCTGGAGACGAAACCGGTCGGCGTGGATGATGCGGCCTTTATGAAGCATATCTGGAACAGCGACATCGTGGTGGTCGTCGATTTCTGGGCGCCCTGGTGCGGTCCCTGCCGCACGATGGCCCCGGCATTCGAAGAGGCGGCCGCAGCCCTGCCGATGAAGGCCCGTTTCCTCAAAGTCGATACCGATACGCAAAAGCTGCTTGCAGCACGTTATAACATCCGCTCCGTACCGACGCTGATTCTCTTTAAAAACGGGTATGAGATCAACCGCAGGGCCAGGGCGATGAGCGTGGAAGAGCTCCAAAAGTGGACCGGGAAGTACATCGCCAAATGTAACGCCTACCGTCAGGATGCAGATAGTCGCTGA
- a CDS encoding lecithin retinol acyltransferase family protein: MPYQSHQDGLYLAVQPSEKNGIPISHYGVIDIGNILEHPESDGSHPIVIHQTPPSIRADWLGHTGNWDIIGKVTDTQKAIQRIKEALENPEYDLFGNNCEHFARYVTEGVKTSRQVFWAGVSVVAIGSLAVYLFKKLQTKQGSA, from the coding sequence ATGCCATACCAAAGTCACCAAGATGGTTTGTATTTAGCTGTTCAACCATCAGAAAAAAATGGAATCCCAATTTCTCACTATGGTGTAATAGACATAGGAAATATATTAGAACATCCTGAGTCGGATGGTTCTCATCCAATTGTCATTCACCAGACACCGCCAAGTATTAGAGCAGATTGGCTTGGACATACAGGAAATTGGGATATTATTGGCAAGGTAACTGATACTCAAAAAGCTATACAACGAATTAAAGAAGCTTTAGAGAACCCAGAATACGATTTGTTTGGAAATAATTGCGAACACTTTGCTAGGTATGTGACTGAAGGAGTGAAGACAAGTAGGCAAGTTTTTTGGGCAGGTGTCAGTGTCGTTGCGATTGGATCACTTGCAGTGTATTTATTCAAAAAACTACAAACAAAACAAGGAAGTGCCTAA
- a CDS encoding DUF2971 domain-containing protein produces MSTKLYKYRSFNDQFLNNIIINSSLYYSPIKYFNDPFDCRLSFREKYSNKERKLWLIKASLRNPQFGKQDIKEMMAFYTNEKLIKMIKKSNNELIDNIGVLSLSATHDNILMWSHYSNSHNGLVFEFEPLNYDGYDCLYHPIKVDYDEKYELLSYLESDDGSELVKLMLTKHIDWKYENEYRCIDIGFQGEKKFHKDELKSIFFGLDTTTKQIEEFKKLCLDNGFTHLNFKKAKKINGKFELAFDDI; encoded by the coding sequence ATGAGTACAAAACTTTATAAGTATAGAAGCTTCAATGATCAATTTTTAAATAACATAATCATCAATTCATCTTTGTATTATTCTCCAATAAAATATTTTAATGATCCTTTTGATTGCAGATTATCTTTCAGAGAAAAATATAGTAATAAAGAACGTAAATTATGGCTAATCAAAGCATCGCTTCGAAACCCTCAATTTGGGAAACAAGACATTAAAGAAATGATGGCTTTTTATACAAACGAAAAACTCATAAAAATGATCAAAAAATCAAACAACGAACTTATTGATAATATTGGTGTTTTATCTTTATCTGCCACCCATGATAATATTTTAATGTGGTCGCATTACTCCAACAGTCATAACGGTTTAGTTTTTGAATTTGAACCACTTAACTATGATGGTTATGACTGTTTATATCATCCTATAAAAGTTGATTATGATGAAAAATATGAGTTGCTTTCTTATTTGGAAAGTGATGATGGAAGTGAACTTGTAAAACTGATGCTTACCAAACACATTGATTGGAAGTATGAGAATGAGTATAGATGTATAGACATAGGGTTCCAAGGTGAAAAAAAGTTTCATAAAGATGAATTAAAAAGTATATTTTTTGGTCTAGATACAACTACTAAACAAATTGAAGAATTTAAAAAACTATGTCTAGATAATGGGTTTACACATTTGAATTTCAAAAAAGCAAAAAAAATTAATGGTAAGTTTGAATTGGCATTTGATGATATTTAA
- a CDS encoding trypsin-like peptidase domain-containing protein: protein MSIRLTRDQTFQVVCNLRTPTAKGTVVGSGMFILKDEKSPYLLTASHVAHDCNPSTQVVISDNNGNCQTFLLSQLNKTLNWTHHSIADVSVLPIILETSIIPILQGRFFPVDQLKFTQTPPSRDDYLTAVGFPNGLGGVGKFSPFTFRSHASSSLITLPRFDTQIPSDFFTLENPSIGGYSGGPVFDLGYVIVGNMTTTTGPTVCHGIMHGTISDTTGGKIAAVTPCFYVKDII from the coding sequence ATGAGTATAAGATTAACAAGAGACCAAACATTCCAAGTTGTATGTAACCTACGAACACCAACAGCAAAGGGTACGGTAGTAGGTTCAGGTATGTTTATTCTAAAAGATGAAAAATCACCATACTTACTGACAGCTTCGCATGTAGCACATGACTGTAATCCATCTACTCAAGTAGTGATTAGCGATAATAATGGAAACTGTCAAACTTTTTTACTATCTCAACTTAATAAGACTCTAAATTGGACTCACCATTCTATTGCAGATGTTTCTGTTTTACCTATTATCCTTGAAACATCAATCATACCCATTCTTCAAGGACGCTTCTTTCCTGTAGATCAATTGAAATTCACTCAAACACCACCATCTCGTGATGATTACTTAACTGCTGTTGGCTTTCCAAATGGCTTAGGTGGAGTGGGAAAATTTAGTCCTTTTACTTTTCGTTCACATGCATCTTCATCACTAATAACACTTCCAAGATTTGACACTCAGATCCCATCTGACTTTTTTACCCTTGAGAATCCCAGTATTGGTGGATATAGTGGTGGACCCGTATTTGACTTAGGTTATGTGATCGTTGGGAACATGACAACAACTACTGGACCAACTGTGTGTCACGGTATCATGCACGGCACAATCTCAGATACAACTGGCGGTAAAATTGCTGCTGTGACTCCATGTTTTTACGTTAAGGACATTATTTAG
- a CDS encoding GNAT family N-acetyltransferase has protein sequence MDTELRAAGEEDLLFLVEALHKTFLFLSKCAEGPYYEGFSALSVDAMGTYALEYLDTRKAKTLILQRNGEAIGCIMGKIAPSQIGAADIGLVGWIGLCYVDEAHRGGEQCTLMYRAMEEWFASKSISTIELSYMAANESARSARSAWERLGFEPLRVIATKSIGKGEA, from the coding sequence ATGGACACCGAACTGCGTGCCGCGGGTGAAGAGGACCTCCTTTTTCTGGTTGAAGCCCTCCATAAGACTTTTCTCTTCCTCTCCAAGTGCGCAGAGGGACCCTATTACGAAGGGTTCTCCGCCCTCTCCGTCGATGCGATGGGAACCTATGCCCTCGAGTACCTCGACACACGGAAGGCGAAAACCCTCATTCTGCAGCGCAACGGCGAAGCTATCGGCTGTATCATGGGCAAGATCGCCCCGTCGCAGATCGGCGCGGCCGATATCGGGCTCGTGGGGTGGATCGGCCTGTGCTACGTGGACGAAGCCCACCGGGGCGGCGAGCAGTGTACGTTGATGTACAGGGCGATGGAGGAGTGGTTCGCGTCGAAGTCCATCAGTACGATCGAACTGAGCTATATGGCGGCGAACGAAAGCGCCCGCAGCGCCCGCAGCGCCTGGGAACGCCTGGGGTTCGAACCGCTACGGGTCATCGCTACCAAAAGCATCGGCAAGGGAGAAGCATGA
- a CDS encoding ester cyclase has translation MNTETLTKWTRTLASMQRRIVPAAFGAMLGAVLIGTVPAAAAEKEMWPGTVAGEPAPKMKGVPPVLSQNLANFDDLDFRVYTGQEWQDLHKSHTKDVIVHWPDGHVTKGIEKHIEDLKYMFTFAPDNRIKEHPVRFGTADGQWSAVTGWLEGTFTKPMVLADGTVIQPTGKAYRIPMATIGHWNKDGIMFEEFLFWDNGAFMQQIGLAP, from the coding sequence ATGAACACAGAAACCCTTACCAAATGGACAAGAACGTTGGCCTCGATGCAGCGCCGGATCGTCCCTGCTGCCTTCGGCGCCATGCTCGGCGCCGTGCTCATAGGCACCGTCCCTGCCGCTGCCGCAGAAAAAGAGATGTGGCCCGGGACCGTGGCAGGTGAGCCCGCACCGAAAATGAAAGGCGTACCGCCGGTCCTTTCCCAGAACCTTGCGAACTTTGATGACCTGGATTTCCGCGTCTACACCGGCCAGGAATGGCAGGATCTGCACAAGAGCCATACCAAGGATGTCATCGTCCACTGGCCGGACGGCCATGTAACCAAAGGCATTGAGAAGCACATCGAAGACCTGAAGTACATGTTCACCTTCGCGCCCGACAACCGGATCAAGGAGCACCCGGTCCGCTTCGGTACAGCTGACGGCCAGTGGAGCGCCGTGACCGGCTGGCTCGAAGGCACCTTCACCAAACCCATGGTGCTCGCCGACGGCACGGTCATCCAGCCTACAGGCAAGGCCTACCGCATTCCAATGGCAACCATAGGCCACTGGAACAAGGACGGCATCATGTTCGAAGAGTTCCTTTTCTGGGACAACGGCGCCTTCATGCAGCAGATCGGGCTGGCACCATAA
- a CDS encoding efflux RND transporter permease subunit, with translation MFQKFEAFIAALLQSRSQKKMILIVTLVAFIISVLMIAPTEIVKAKMLPGKNNDTFTVYVDLPNGSSLRQTTAVSQCVTSFIQKEQEVLDTETFLGMGAPLDFAGLIKGSHFKNAENVSEIVVNLTKKHDRGEPSYLMVQRMRPLIQEACQPVVAGTNIKFVEPPAGPPTLAAIVAEIYGSDTAGIRDLAGKVAAIFHQTAGLVDIDVMADEIYDSFDLKVNSTKITRSGLSIKQVNDIIYLAFEGMDIAVKNSETINEQIPIFLTLSPESKVFSRKDKLALEQKLSGLRLMNSNGLLVPLTEVVDIIPTRANPMIMSKDLHQMVNVVAETDMVSQVYPLMDARHMILDTLSEQYDIEKSGLFDLSLTDRNTGSHYELHWDGEMEVTLDTFRDLGGAFIAALVLIFLLMVVYYKSFTLSGIVLLGSFLSIIGVIVGHFIMDLFSADTFFLTATSLIGFIALIGISSRNSLLLIDFTKSLMHEKGMHKTEALAYAAATRAKPIFLTATAIILASTLLASDAVFGGLGVALIFGTIAAVAASLLVVPVLLHNADLDRHFGFKERKAVSVYEP, from the coding sequence ATCTTCCAGAAGTTCGAAGCCTTCATCGCGGCGCTGCTGCAGAGCAGAAGCCAGAAGAAAATGATCCTGATCGTGACCCTCGTCGCCTTCATCATCTCGGTGCTGATGATCGCGCCGACCGAGATCGTCAAGGCCAAGATGCTGCCGGGCAAGAACAATGACACCTTCACCGTCTACGTCGACCTGCCCAACGGCTCTTCCCTGCGCCAGACGACGGCGGTAAGCCAGTGCGTCACCTCCTTTATCCAGAAGGAGCAGGAGGTGCTCGACACCGAGACTTTCCTCGGCATGGGTGCGCCGCTCGATTTCGCCGGCCTCATCAAAGGCAGCCACTTCAAAAACGCGGAAAACGTCTCCGAGATCGTCGTCAACCTCACCAAGAAACATGACCGCGGCGAGCCCTCCTACCTGATGGTTCAGCGGATGCGTCCCCTGATCCAGGAGGCGTGCCAGCCCGTCGTCGCCGGCACGAACATCAAGTTCGTCGAACCGCCGGCAGGACCGCCGACCCTGGCCGCCATCGTCGCCGAGATCTACGGCAGCGACACCGCAGGCATTCGCGACCTCGCCGGCAAGGTCGCCGCGATCTTCCACCAGACGGCGGGGCTCGTCGACATCGACGTCATGGCCGACGAGATCTACGACAGTTTCGACCTCAAGGTCAACAGCACGAAGATCACCCGTTCGGGCCTCTCCATCAAGCAGGTCAACGACATCATCTACCTCGCCTTCGAGGGGATGGACATCGCCGTCAAGAACAGCGAAACGATCAACGAGCAGATCCCGATCTTCCTGACGCTGAGCCCGGAGTCGAAGGTCTTCAGCCGCAAGGACAAGCTCGCCCTCGAACAGAAGCTCTCGGGGCTGCGCCTGATGAACAGCAACGGCCTGCTCGTGCCGCTGACCGAGGTCGTCGACATCATCCCGACGCGCGCCAACCCGATGATCATGAGCAAAGACCTGCACCAGATGGTCAACGTCGTCGCCGAAACGGACATGGTCTCCCAGGTCTACCCGCTGATGGACGCGCGCCATATGATCCTCGATACCCTCTCTGAGCAGTATGACATCGAGAAGAGCGGCCTCTTCGACCTCTCTCTCACCGACAGGAATACGGGGAGCCATTACGAGCTGCACTGGGACGGCGAGATGGAAGTCACCCTCGACACCTTCCGGGACCTGGGCGGGGCCTTCATCGCCGCGCTCGTGCTCATTTTCCTGCTGATGGTCGTCTACTACAAGAGCTTCACCCTCAGCGGCATCGTCCTGCTGGGCAGCTTCCTCTCCATCATCGGGGTCATCGTGGGCCACTTCATTATGGACCTCTTCAGTGCCGACACCTTCTTCCTGACGGCGACGTCGCTCATCGGCTTCATCGCCCTGATCGGGATCAGCTCGCGCAACTCGCTGCTGCTCATCGACTTCACCAAGTCATTGATGCACGAGAAAGGGATGCACAAGACGGAAGCGCTCGCCTACGCCGCCGCCACCCGCGCCAAGCCGATCTTCCTGACCGCGACGGCGATCATCCTCGCCTCGACCCTGCTCGCCAGCGACGCCGTCTTCGGCGGGCTCGGTGTCGCACTCATCTTCGGCACCATCGCCGCCGTCGCCGCGTCGCTGCTCGTCGTGCCGGTCCTGCTGCACAACGCCGACCTCGACCGCCACTTCGGCTTCAAAGAGCGCAAAGCCGTCTCCGTCTACGAACCGTAG
- a CDS encoding efflux RND transporter permease subunit: MQTHKPYTPKDYAGKLARYFINSPLTMILGITLLAIGYLSLMIMPREENPQMVVSGSTVIIALPGATAKEVENVIVRPLERKMKEVLGIEHIMGMAMDNVGIVNAAFYIGEEKEDSNLKVYDKIMQNADIFPENAMQPVIKPLDIDVDIPIVSVAFYAKDPAKMDDTQLYDAVKNLQHAINGLPNVAVTALKGGHKHQYNILVDLNKLSGYNLSLGQITQAVQALAYNVPAVKNRTKEGEIVIMGVKNAIESVQDVEDIIVAQYMGAPIHLRDVAKVEDGYDIQNFRSASISVRDDDAFSPLQEQVTLTISKLKGTNAVVIADEVREALENYKPVLEKAGIKYSITRNDGERANEAVNELVFHLIISIVIIAILLVFVLGWRESLIVTFTVPAILAITLFIAYITGQTINRITLFAFLLSLGLLVDAAIIVIENIHRHFHSVESADMPKDDLLVEATDEIGPPTNIATFAIILTMVPMAFVGGMMGQFMKPIPANVPVALIASLFVAYIFTPYFAKRMMHRPDHAKHQGGHK, from the coding sequence ATGCAGACACACAAACCCTACACCCCCAAGGACTACGCGGGTAAACTCGCCCGCTACTTCATCAACAGCCCCCTGACGATGATCCTGGGGATCACCCTGCTCGCCATCGGCTACCTCTCGCTGATGATCATGCCCCGCGAGGAAAACCCCCAGATGGTCGTCAGCGGTTCTACTGTCATCATCGCGCTGCCCGGCGCCACGGCCAAAGAGGTCGAGAACGTCATCGTCCGCCCCCTCGAGCGCAAGATGAAAGAGGTGCTCGGCATCGAGCACATCATGGGGATGGCGATGGACAACGTCGGCATCGTCAACGCCGCCTTCTACATCGGCGAGGAGAAAGAGGATTCGAACCTGAAGGTCTACGACAAGATCATGCAGAACGCCGACATCTTCCCCGAAAACGCCATGCAGCCGGTCATCAAGCCCCTCGATATCGACGTCGACATCCCGATCGTCTCCGTCGCCTTCTACGCCAAAGACCCGGCCAAGATGGACGACACCCAGCTCTACGACGCGGTCAAGAATCTCCAGCACGCCATCAACGGCCTGCCCAACGTCGCCGTCACGGCGCTCAAAGGGGGGCATAAACACCAGTACAACATCCTCGTCGACCTGAACAAGCTCTCCGGCTACAACCTCTCCCTGGGGCAGATCACCCAGGCGGTGCAGGCCCTCGCCTACAACGTCCCGGCGGTCAAGAACCGCACCAAAGAGGGCGAGATCGTCATCATGGGCGTCAAGAACGCCATCGAAAGCGTCCAGGACGTCGAGGACATCATCGTCGCCCAGTACATGGGGGCACCGATCCACCTGCGCGACGTCGCCAAGGTCGAGGACGGCTACGACATCCAGAACTTCCGTTCCGCCAGCATCAGCGTCCGCGACGACGACGCCTTCTCCCCGCTTCAGGAGCAGGTCACCCTGACGATCTCCAAGCTCAAGGGCACCAATGCCGTCGTCATCGCCGACGAGGTCAGAGAGGCCCTTGAAAACTACAAGCCGGTTCTCGAAAAAGCGGGGATCAAATATTCCATCACCCGCAACGACGGCGAACGCGCCAACGAGGCGGTCAACGAGCTGGTCTTCCACCTCATTATCTCCATCGTCATCATCGCGATCCTGCTCGTCTTCGTCCTGGGGTGGCGCGAGTCGCTCATCGTTACCTTCACCGTCCCGGCCATCCTGGCGATCACCCTCTTTATCGCCTATATCACCGGGCAGACGATCAACCGGATCACCCTCTTTGCGTTCCTGCTCTCGCTGGGGCTCCTGGTCGATGCGGCCATCATCGTCATCGAGAACATTCACCGCCACTTCCACTCGGTAGAGTCGGCGGACATGCCAAAAGACGACCTGCTCGTCGAGGCGACCGACGAGATCGGGCCGCCGACGAACATCGCGACCTTCGCCATCATTCTCACCATGGTCCCCATGGCCTTTGTCGGCGGCATGATGGGGCAGTTCATGAAACCGATCCCGGCCAACGTCCCGGTGGCGCTGATCGCGTCGCTCTTCGTCGCCTATATCTTCACCCCCTATTTCGCCAAGCGGATGATGCACCGTCCCGACCATGCGAAACACCAAGGAGGCCATAAATGA
- a CDS encoding efflux RND transporter periplasmic adaptor subunit: MKKLLLTFILGAAALYADGLTVAGSVISDNQKMITSRYMGFVTEVGAAEGERVKKGQLLYTIDSKEVDSAKARVELGISQAELALQMNQNQLSNVRLNLARYKRLLEKNMVSQYEVENLELAAKNMEDMVSISKKQVEQAQAQLSEVYNQYKYLRIKAPNNGVIIAKNIKVGEMAMPGMPAFVLADLSDLKIAIEVAESDLSKVPYGTKVAVEIPSVGLLTTGTVSAIIPSSNPMTHTFRVKIAFKTTSKAPIYPGMYATVTIP; this comes from the coding sequence ATGAAAAAACTGCTTCTCACTTTTATCCTCGGTGCTGCGGCCCTCTACGCCGACGGCCTGACCGTCGCCGGGAGCGTCATCTCCGACAACCAGAAGATGATCACGAGCCGCTACATGGGCTTCGTCACCGAAGTCGGTGCCGCTGAGGGCGAACGCGTCAAGAAGGGGCAGCTGCTCTACACCATCGACTCCAAAGAGGTCGACAGCGCGAAAGCGCGCGTCGAACTGGGGATCTCCCAGGCCGAACTCGCCCTGCAGATGAACCAGAACCAGCTGAGCAACGTCCGTCTCAACCTGGCCCGCTACAAGCGCCTCCTGGAAAAGAACATGGTCAGCCAGTACGAAGTCGAGAACCTTGAACTCGCCGCCAAAAATATGGAGGACATGGTTTCCATCAGCAAGAAACAGGTGGAGCAGGCCCAGGCGCAGCTCTCCGAAGTCTACAACCAGTACAAATACCTCCGTATCAAGGCCCCGAACAACGGCGTCATCATCGCCAAGAACATCAAAGTCGGCGAGATGGCGATGCCGGGGATGCCGGCGTTCGTCCTGGCCGACCTGAGCGACCTCAAGATCGCCATCGAAGTTGCCGAAAGCGACCTCTCCAAGGTTCCCTACGGCACCAAGGTCGCCGTCGAGATCCCTTCCGTGGGGCTGCTGACAACCGGCACCGTCAGTGCCATCATCCCCAGCTCCAACCCGATGACGCACACCTTCCGCGTCAAGATCGCCTTCAAAACGACCTCCAAGGCCCCGATCTACCCGGGAATGTACGCGACGGTCACGATCCCGTAA